In Cucurbita pepo subsp. pepo cultivar mu-cu-16 chromosome LG04, ASM280686v2, whole genome shotgun sequence, the following are encoded in one genomic region:
- the LOC111792569 gene encoding phospholipase A2-alpha, with product MARFHPFNSLLLLCLAIVSAPTHALNVGVQALDASITLSKDCSRKCESEFCSVPPLLRYGKYCGLLYSGCPGERPCDGLDACCMNHDACVAAKNNDYLSEECSKSFLNCMEKFKRSKAVPFKGNKCEISEVVEVISFVMEAALLAGRVLHKP from the exons ATGGCTCGATTTCACCCCTTCaactcccttcttcttctttgtctcGCCATTGTTTCTGCGCCCACTCACGCCCTCAACGTCGGCGTCCAGGCCCTCGATGCCTCAATCACTCTg AGCAAAGATTGCAGCAGGAAATGCGAGTCGGAGTTCTGTTCAG TGCCTCCACTTTTGAGATATGGCAAATATTGTGGGCTGTTGTATAGCGGCTGCCCCGGCGAACGCCCCTGCGATGGCTTGGATGCTTGTTGCATGAATCATGATGCCTGTGTTGCTGCCAAGAACA ATGACTATTTAAGCGAGGAGTGCAGCAAGAGCTTCTTGAACTGCATGGAGAAGTTCAAGAGATCAAAAGCGGTTCCTTTCAAAGGGAACAAATGCGAAATTAGTGAAGTGGTGGAGGTCATCTCCTTTGTCATGGAAGCTGCCCTTCTTGCAGGCAGAGTTCTTCACAAGCCCTAG
- the LOC111794012 gene encoding uncharacterized protein LOC111794012 isoform X2, which produces MLRAMTIGSFSLRKLVSGIETQRPCNLESSSTPSRFQLKSVSKSKFPLVPQTKSTKLRIEFHSKPLHSLNKLPFMRVRCSVSALFHWDSWRWVTQITSYYLFFLCLVAQAHDYPSPSVRYPCEDVNKYYANVAQLTGEPLKRKLNSIIAAHHSLSYKEVWNAIKILDAADVDKPEASSEIVEIYSQRIVSKSLAGKPEGWNREHLWPRSYGLRRGPSLTDLQNIHPADANVNSSRGNKYFGECQVNSPECMKPAYKEAASDTETDKEKWAPPKRVRGDIARAVMYMAVCYGFHLSDSPDKGFRSR; this is translated from the exons ATGTTACGCGCCATGACGATCGGCAGCTTCTCCCTGAGAAAATTGGTGTCCGGAATCGAGACTCAGAGACCCTGCAATCTGGAGTCGTCTTCTACACCCAGCCGCTTTCAGTTGAAATCGGTATCGAAATCGAAATTTCCTTTGGTTCCACAGACCAAATCTACGAAGCTTCGCATTGAATTTCATTCTAAACCACTCCATAGCCTCAATAAGCTCCCGTTTATGCGAGTTCGCTGCTCCGTCTCCGCCCTCTTTCACTG GGACTCGTGGAGATGGGTTACGCAAATCACCTCCTATTacttgttctttctttgcttAGTTGCACAAGCCCACGATTATCCATCTCCTTCTGTTAGATATCCTTGTGAAGATGTTAACAAGTATTATGCTAATGTAGCACAGTTAACAGGTGAACCTCTCAAACGTAAGCTAAATTCAATCATTGCTGCACATCATTCCTTGTCCTATAAAGAG GTCTGGAATGCCATCAAGATTCTTGATGCTGCTGATGTGGACAAACCAGAAGCCTCATCAGAAAT AGTGGAGATTTACTCGCAAAGGATTGTGTCAAAGTCGCTAGCAGGGAAGCCTGAGGGTTGGAACA GGGAGCATTTGTGGCCTCGCTCTTATGGGCTCAGAAGAGGTCCATCCCTGACCGATTTGCAGAATATCCATCCAGCAGATGCAAATG TGAATTCCTCACGGGGAAACAAATATTTTGGAGAATGCCAAGTTAACTCCCCAGAATGTATGAAGCCAGCCTACAAAGAAGCTGCTTCTGATACTGAAACAGACAAGGAAAAATGGGCACCACCTAAGCGC GTTAGAGGAGATATAGCACGGGCAGTAATGTATATGGCAGTCTGTTATGGGTTCCACCTTTCTGATTCTCCAGACAAGG GATTCAGGAGTAGGTGA
- the LOC111793475 gene encoding ABC transporter I family member 17 isoform X1 has translation MIPDTLNPADDSDGIRDRLREHLLVVNEETESGGVDDHVKIRIRNLTKFSDGKENPILRGISVDILRGKIVGIIGPSGSGKSTMLRALNRLWEPPAETVFLDGHDIVDLDVLGLRRKVGMLFQIPALFEGTVADNIRYGPQLRGKKLSDDEVHKLLNLADLDSSFFSQIGSELSVGQAQRVALARTLANAPEFSNESNFCVMLVLLIMGMSTLLKVLLLDEPTSALDPISTENIEDVLMKLKTKWGITIIMVSHSIKQIQRIADVVCLLVDGEIVEILPPDKLSEAKHPMALKFLELSS, from the exons ATGATTCCAGATACTCTTAACCCGGCCGATGACTCTGACGGTATCC GCGATCGGCTTCGAGAGCACCTACTAGTGGTGAACGAGGAAACGGAAAGCGGAGGAGTGGATGATCATGTGAAGATTCGGATACGTAATTTGACGAAGTTTTCGGACGGAAAGGAGAATCCGATTCTGAGAGGTATCAGTGTGGATATACTTAGGGGGAAGATCGTCGGAATTATTGGCCCGAGCGGCAGCGGCAAATCCACAATGCTTAGGGCTCTCAATCGGCTGTGGGAGCCGCCAGCGGAGACGGTGTTTCTGGATGGCCACGATATCGTCGATCTCGACGTTCTCGGCCTTCGCCGGAAAGTCGGGATGCTCTTCCAAATTCCTGCCCTATTTGAAG GCACTGTTGCTGATAATATCAGATATGGTCCACAGTTAAGGGGAAAAAAGCTTAGTGATGATGAAGTTCATAAGTTACTCAATCTAGCAGACCTAGACTCCTCGTTCTTTAGCCAGATTGGTTCTGAACTATCGGTTGGGCAGGCTCAACGAGTCGCGCTCGCTCGGACCTTAGCGAATGCACCTGAG TTTAGCAATGAATCCAACTTCTGCGTTATGTTAGTATTGTTGATCATGGGCATGTCTACTCTGCTGAAGGTATTGTTGCTAGACGAGCCAACGAGTGCATTGGATCCGATCTCGACTGAGAACATCGAGGACGTGTTGATGAAGCTGAAGACGAAATGGGGAATAACAATCATAATGGTTTCCCATAGCATCAAACAAATCCAGCGAATTGCAGACGTAGTCTGCCTGCTAGTAGATGGCGAGATCGTCGAAATCCTCCCACCCGACAAGCTCTCGGAAGCCAAACACCCAATGGCCCTCAAGTTTCTCGAACTCAGCTCTTGA
- the LOC111792268 gene encoding transmembrane protein 230-like, with translation MAYVDHAFSITDEDIMMDSPFTVNNRPPIKEIALAVSLLFFGMIGIIVGIFMASNRVGGDRAHGVFFSLLGALLFIPGFYYTRIAYYAYKGYKGFSFSNIPPV, from the exons ATGGCGTACGTGGACCATGCGTTTTCGATAACAGACgaagacattatgatggattctCCCTTCACCGTCAACAATCGGCCTCCTATCAAGGAGATCGCTCTTGctgtttctcttctcttttttggAATGATTGGAATCATCGTTGGTATCTTCATGGCCAGTAATCGAGTCGGTGGTGATCGTGCTCAcg GGGTGTTCTTCTCGTTGTTGGGAGCTCTCTTGTTTATTCCGGGTTTCTATTACACGCGGATTGCTTACTATGCGTACAAGGGTTACAAGGGTTTCTCCTTCTCCAACATACCGCCTGTCTAA
- the LOC111794012 gene encoding uncharacterized protein LOC111794012 isoform X1: MLRAMTIGSFSLRKLVSGIETQRPCNLESSSTPSRFQLKSVSKSKFPLVPQTKSTKLRIEFHSKPLHSLNKLPFMRVRCSVSALFHWDSWRWVTQITSYYLFFLCLVAQAHDYPSPSVRYPCEDVNKYYANVAQLTGEPLKRKLNSIIAAHHSLSYKEVWNAIKILDAADVDKPEASSEIVEIYSQRIVSKSLAGKPEGWNREHLWPRSYGLRRGPSLTDLQNIHPADANVNSSRGNKYFGECQVNSPECMKPAYKEAASDTETDKEKWAPPKRVRGDIARAVMYMAVCYGFHLSDSPDKGNKEMGLISTLLKWNKSDPPSREEKLRNERICKFYQHNRNPFVDHSEYADLIWK, encoded by the exons ATGTTACGCGCCATGACGATCGGCAGCTTCTCCCTGAGAAAATTGGTGTCCGGAATCGAGACTCAGAGACCCTGCAATCTGGAGTCGTCTTCTACACCCAGCCGCTTTCAGTTGAAATCGGTATCGAAATCGAAATTTCCTTTGGTTCCACAGACCAAATCTACGAAGCTTCGCATTGAATTTCATTCTAAACCACTCCATAGCCTCAATAAGCTCCCGTTTATGCGAGTTCGCTGCTCCGTCTCCGCCCTCTTTCACTG GGACTCGTGGAGATGGGTTACGCAAATCACCTCCTATTacttgttctttctttgcttAGTTGCACAAGCCCACGATTATCCATCTCCTTCTGTTAGATATCCTTGTGAAGATGTTAACAAGTATTATGCTAATGTAGCACAGTTAACAGGTGAACCTCTCAAACGTAAGCTAAATTCAATCATTGCTGCACATCATTCCTTGTCCTATAAAGAG GTCTGGAATGCCATCAAGATTCTTGATGCTGCTGATGTGGACAAACCAGAAGCCTCATCAGAAAT AGTGGAGATTTACTCGCAAAGGATTGTGTCAAAGTCGCTAGCAGGGAAGCCTGAGGGTTGGAACA GGGAGCATTTGTGGCCTCGCTCTTATGGGCTCAGAAGAGGTCCATCCCTGACCGATTTGCAGAATATCCATCCAGCAGATGCAAATG TGAATTCCTCACGGGGAAACAAATATTTTGGAGAATGCCAAGTTAACTCCCCAGAATGTATGAAGCCAGCCTACAAAGAAGCTGCTTCTGATACTGAAACAGACAAGGAAAAATGGGCACCACCTAAGCGC GTTAGAGGAGATATAGCACGGGCAGTAATGTATATGGCAGTCTGTTATGGGTTCCACCTTTCTGATTCTCCAGACAAGG GAAATAAGGAGATGGGCTTAATTTCCACATTGTTAAAGTGGAATAAGAGTGATCCGCCGTCAAGAGAAGAGAAGttgagaaatgaaagaatatgcaAGTTTTATCAGCACAATAGAAATCCGTTTGTTGATCATTCAGAATACGCTGATCTAATTTGGAAGTAA
- the LOC111793359 gene encoding putative serine/threonine-protein kinase, with translation MPRRILEGTSEGQMKSSSSLLHSPVFFFFLGMLVVLVILLILILIFRKFLKPNTVVKLLRPTGTTQASADLLSENLHSISYFDFHTLKKATKNFNPTNLLGLGGFGPVYLGTLEDGRLVAIKRLSLNKSQQGEPEFLSEVRLITSIQHKNLVRLLGCCSDGPQRLLVYEYMENKSLDLIIYGVSDQFLNWNTRLKIIRGIAKGLQYLHEDSHLRIIHRDIKASNILLDDRFQPKIGDFGLARFFPDDQAYLSTTFAGTLGYTAPEYAIRGELSEKADVYSFGVLVLEIISGRKNTNLSLPTEMQYLPEYAWKLYERSALIELVDPKMKDDGYVEKNVVHAIQVALLCLQPHGNLRPAMSEIVAMLTYKFEIIQTPSKPAFLERRPKRNKGLSLTNHADTIPSPLQ, from the exons ATGCCTCGCCGAATACTAGAAG GAACCTCTGAAGGTCAGATGAAGAGCTCTTCATCTCTGCTACATTCTccagttttcttctttttcctggGGATGCTAGTTGTGCTGGTGATCTTGTTGATTCTCATAttgatttttagaaaatttctCAAACCAAATACAGTGGTGAAGCTATTAAGACCAACAGGAACAACTCAAG CATCGGCAGATTTGTTAAGCGAAAATCTCCACTCAATAAGTTACTTTGACTTTCACACACTGAAAAAGGCAACAAAGAATTTTAATCCGACAAATCTTCTAGGCCTGGGAGGATTTGGACCCGTCTATCTG GGAACGCTAGAAGATGGAAGATTGGTAGCAATTAAGAGACTTTCACTAAACAAATCCCAACAAGGAGAACCAGAGTTTCTATCAGAGGTCAGACTGATAACAAGCATCCAACACAAGAACCTGGTTCGCCTGCTCGGTTGTTGCTCAGATGGGCCTCAACGTCTACTCGTGTATGAATACATGGAGAACAAAAGTTTGGATCTCATAATATATG GGGTAAGCGATCAATTCCTCAACTGGAATaccagattgaagattatcagAGGCATTGCCAAAGGGTTGCAGTATCTACATGAGGATTCCCATCTAAGAATTATTCACCGAGACATCAAAGCAAGCAACATTCTTCTTGATGACAGATTTCAGCCAAAGATTGGAGATTTTGGGTTGGCCAGATTCTTCCCAGATGACCAAGCTTACCTAAGCACTACATTTGCTGGAACTCT AGGCTACACAGCACCAGAATATGCAATTAGGGGAGAATTGTCAGAAAAGGCAGATGTATACAGTTTTGGAGTTCTTGTGCTTGAAATCATCAGTGGCAGAAAAAACACAAATCTTTCTCTACCAACAGAAATGCAGTATCTTCCAGAATAT GCATGGAAACTATATGAGAGGTCTGCACTAATCGAGCTTGTGGATCCAAAGATGAAGGATGATGGATATGTGGAGAAGAATGTAGTACATGCAATTCAGGTTGCTTTGTTATGCCTTCAGCCTCATGGCAACCTGAGACCTGCAATGTCTGAGATTGTTGCCATGTTAacatacaaatttgaaatcatTCAAACACCTTCGAAACCAGCCTTCTTGGAAAGAAGGCCTAAAAGGAACAAAGGTCTCTCGTTGACTAATCATGCAGATACCATTCCTTCTCCATTACAGTGA
- the LOC111793702 gene encoding probable WRKY transcription factor 11, protein MAVDLAAFPATIDDQTAIQDAASASLQSMEDLIRLLSKQQPTQKIADLDCSQVTDFTVSKFKRFISLLNRTGHARFRRGSSSVSDSSVSVLNSLDPLPSSSTIDFLKSPDSKAPTESTTTSSLMSTITGDGSVSNEKLGLSLFTPPPPAVSSGKPPLSAKRKCDDSSRFGCKINSKECHCAKRRKSGVKKTVRVPAISSKIAEIPSDEYSWRKYGQKPIKGSPYPRGYYRCSAVKGCPARKKVERARDDPAMLVVTYDGDHRHPPATVPRAVADASVGFVSQTC, encoded by the exons ATGGCCGTCGACCTCGCAGCGTTTCCGGCCACCATTGACGACCAAACCGCCATCCAAGATGCCGCCTCCGCCAGTTTACAGAGCATGGAGGATCTAATCCGTCTCTTATCCAAACAACAACCCACTCAAAAAATCGCCGATCTCGATTGCTCTCAAGTCACCGATTTCACCGTCTCTAAATTCAAGCGATTCATTTCCCTCCTCAACCGCACCGGCCACGCCCGGTTCCGTCGCGgttcttcctctgtttccgATTCCTCTGTTTCCGTTCTCAATTCTCTCGATCCACTTCCCAGTTCCTCCACTATTGACTTCCTTAAATCGCCCGATTCCAAGGCTCCGACTGAGTCCACTACGACGTCGTCTCTCATGTCCACGATCACCGGCGACGGCAGCGTTTCCAATGAAAAGCTTGGTCTGTCACTCTTCACGCCGCCACCGCCGGCGGTTTCCTCCGGTAAACCGCCCCTGTCGGCGAAGAGGAAGTGCGATGATAGCTCCCGATTTGGTTGCAAGATCAATTCCAAGGAGTGTCACTGCGCGAAGCGAAG gAAATCGGGAGTGAAAAAGACCGTACGAGTTCCGGCGATCAGTTCTAAAATCGCCGAGATACCTTCCGACGAGTATTCTTGGAGAAAGTACGGCCAAAAGCCCATCAAAGGCTCGCCGTATCCGAG AGGTTATTACAGATGCAGCGCCGTCAAAGGATGTCCGGCGAggaaaaaagttgaaagagcTCGCGATGATCCGGCGATGCTCGTCGTAACTTACGACGGAGATCACCGACACCCGCCGGCCACGGTGCCGAGAGCGGTGGCCGATGCCAGCGTGGGTTTCGTTTCCCAGACGTGTTGA
- the LOC111793781 gene encoding homeobox-leucine zipper protein HAT3-like translates to MGDQDDLCNIRLGLSLGSGFGEYVPKKMQKINSNHNNPKSFTDLSFTLVPKQELPINSSTTTNSLGSERERERKKLRLSKEQATLLEESFKLHTTLNPAQKQALAHQLNLKTRQVEVWFQNRRARTKLKQTEVDCEFLKKCCERLNEENRRLKKELHELRSIKLGASQLYIQLPKAATLTICPSCDKITRTPAANAAAEPNSPPL, encoded by the exons ATGGGAGACCAAGACGACCTCTGCAACATCAGGCTCGGCCTTAGCCTCGGCTCTGGATTTGGGGAATACGTCCCCAAAAAGATGCAGAAAATCAACAGTAATCATAACAACCCTAAATCCTTCACTGACCTCTCCTTCACCCTGGTTCCCAAGCAAGAATTGCCCATTAATTCTTCAACCACAACCAACAGCCTCGGCTCCGAacgtgaaagagagagaaaaaagctTCGGCTTTCTAAAGAACAAGCCACTTTGCTCGAAGAAAGCTTCAAACTTCACACCACTTTGAATCCT GCTCAGAAACAGGCACTTGCCCACCAATTAAACCTCAAAACACGACAAGTGGAAGTCTGGTTCCAAAACAGACGTGCaag gacgAAATTGAAGCAAACGGAAGTGGACTGCGAGTTCTTGAAGAAATGCTGCGAGAGGCTGAACGAAGAGAATCGGAGGTTGAAGAAAGAGTTGCATGAATTAAGATCCATCAAACTCGGAGCTTCCCAGTTGTATATTCAGCTCCCCAAGGCGGCGACGCTCACAATTTGCCCCTCATGCGACAAGATCACCAGGACACCCGCCGCCAACGCCGCCGCCGAGCCCAACTCTCCGCCACTATAA
- the LOC111793474 gene encoding RING-H2 finger protein ATL43 has translation MGTLPDSFLFSLIFLFTVVSPAAAALPGDPSLNLLLPHPILYRFKAIQETVFDASPSPPPPPLPSPPPPEDKPVYSPFRPSMAVVVGVLTTTFSITFLLLLYAKHCKRGNAVVVGYSRYPNSVMGAPSFTTRKNSGIDQAVIESLPIFRFGSLSGQKEGLECAVCLDKFEQTEILRLLPKCKHAFHVECVDTWLDAHSTCPLCRYRVDPEDVLLIEDVNIFLYNPAPAPPPLPPPRDSNSKDVVLNLEQGRKSGKAGSGRVSGRHSSVGEKRTGESSRRDPALLRRSLDSKRSETVAIGCFDRHRKDGLLLPDEKTNQNQNQNQSRFEHRIIVSPRAPVVVQGQQRWSDVHASDLLYLRSEMIISDSRRFSVASLPPELKRQRRMGIMGKHAGKGTGLMMADV, from the coding sequence ATGGGCACCCTTCCCGATTCCTTCTTATTCTCTCTGATTTTCCTCTTCACCGTCGTTTCTCCAGCCGCCGCCGCCCTCCCCGGCGATCCTTCTCTAAACCTTTTGCTTCCTCACCCAATTTTGTATCGCTTCAAGGCCATACAGGAAACTGTTTTCGATGCTTCTCCTTCTCCCCCACCGCCGCCGTTGccctctcctcctccaccgGAAGACAAACCCGTCTACTCTCCGTTCCGACCTAGCATGGCGGTGGTTGTCGGCGTTCTCACTACCACTTTCTCTATCAcgttccttcttcttctctacgCTAAGCACTGCAAGCGTGGGAATGCGGTGGTGGTTGGGTACTCGAGATATCCCAATTCGGTGATGGGCGCTCCGAGCTTCACGACGAGGAAGAACTCCGGCATCGATCAGGCGGTAATTGAATCGCTGCCGATTTTTCGATTTGGGTCGTTGAGCGGTCAAAAGGAAGGCCTCGAATGCGCCGTTTGCCTCGACAAATTCGAGCAAACGGAGATTCTTAGACTCCTTCCGAAATGCAAACACGCGTTCCATGTCGAGTGTGTCGATACTTGGCTTGACGCCCACTCCACTTGCCCTCTCTGCCGCTACCGAGTCGACCCGGAGGACGTCTTATTAATTGAAGACGTCAATATATTTCTCTACAACCCGGCGCCGGCGCCGCCTCCGCTGCCTCCGCCGCGGGATTCAAACTCTAAGGATGTAGTATTGAACTTAGAACAGGGGAGAAAAAGTGGCAAGGCTGGATCCGGGAGAGTCTCCGGCAGACACTCATCGGTGGGTGAGAAGCGAACCGGTGAATCCAGTCGCCGAGATCCGGCATTGTTGAGACGATCCCTCGACAGCAAGAGAAGCGAAACGGTGGCCATCGGGTGCTTCGATCGGCACCGGAAGGACGGGCTACTTTTGCCGGACGAGAAAACTAATCAGAAccagaatcagaatcagagcAGATTTGAGCACCGGATCATAGTGTCGCCGAGGGCGCCGGTGGTGGTACAGGGGCAGCAGAGATGGAGCGATGTACATGCGTCGGATTTGCTGTATCTACGGTCAGAAATGATAATATCTGACAGCCGCAGGTTCTCGGTAGCTTCATTACCACCGGAATTAAAGAGACAGCGACGGATGGGGATCATGGGGAAGCATGCCGGAAAAGGGACCGGGTTGATGATGGCAGACGTGTAA
- the LOC111793475 gene encoding ABC transporter I family member 17 isoform X2, with protein MIPDTLNPADDSDGIRDRLREHLLVVNEETESGGVDDHVKIRIRNLTKFSDGKENPILRGISVDILRGKIVGIIGPSGSGKSTMLRALNRLWEPPAETVFLDGHDIVDLDVLGLRRKVGMLFQIPALFEGTVADNIRYGPQLRGKKLSDDEVHKLLNLADLDSSFFSQIGSELSVGQAQRVALARTLANAPEVLLLDEPTSALDPISTENIEDVLMKLKTKWGITIIMVSHSIKQIQRIADVVCLLVDGEIVEILPPDKLSEAKHPMALKFLELSS; from the exons ATGATTCCAGATACTCTTAACCCGGCCGATGACTCTGACGGTATCC GCGATCGGCTTCGAGAGCACCTACTAGTGGTGAACGAGGAAACGGAAAGCGGAGGAGTGGATGATCATGTGAAGATTCGGATACGTAATTTGACGAAGTTTTCGGACGGAAAGGAGAATCCGATTCTGAGAGGTATCAGTGTGGATATACTTAGGGGGAAGATCGTCGGAATTATTGGCCCGAGCGGCAGCGGCAAATCCACAATGCTTAGGGCTCTCAATCGGCTGTGGGAGCCGCCAGCGGAGACGGTGTTTCTGGATGGCCACGATATCGTCGATCTCGACGTTCTCGGCCTTCGCCGGAAAGTCGGGATGCTCTTCCAAATTCCTGCCCTATTTGAAG GCACTGTTGCTGATAATATCAGATATGGTCCACAGTTAAGGGGAAAAAAGCTTAGTGATGATGAAGTTCATAAGTTACTCAATCTAGCAGACCTAGACTCCTCGTTCTTTAGCCAGATTGGTTCTGAACTATCGGTTGGGCAGGCTCAACGAGTCGCGCTCGCTCGGACCTTAGCGAATGCACCTGAG GTATTGTTGCTAGACGAGCCAACGAGTGCATTGGATCCGATCTCGACTGAGAACATCGAGGACGTGTTGATGAAGCTGAAGACGAAATGGGGAATAACAATCATAATGGTTTCCCATAGCATCAAACAAATCCAGCGAATTGCAGACGTAGTCTGCCTGCTAGTAGATGGCGAGATCGTCGAAATCCTCCCACCCGACAAGCTCTCGGAAGCCAAACACCCAATGGCCCTCAAGTTTCTCGAACTCAGCTCTTGA